In Weissella tructae, the DNA window CTGACAAAATCAACCGCTTTTTCTTGCGAAAGAATAATTGTACCGCTACCATGGCGTGTTTCTACGATTCCCATGTCCATTAACACGTTAATCGCACGACGAGCCGTTTCGGCTGAGACGTTATACTTGATGGCTACGGCTGAGCGAGCCTGTAGTTTTTCGCCAATGCTAATGTTTTTATTAGCAATTTCATGCGCAATATTTAATGCAATTTGTCGATAACGTGGGTATTGTTTAACAGTTGCCATAGCGAGCTCACTTTCTAAATCTTTCATATATGTCCTTTAATTTGATTATACTGGTCAGAAACGTTTGCGCAAGTGTAAAAGGTATATTTTTACATTGTTAAGGGGGTAAAAGGCTTGAAATGGGCATTTGACAATGTGACAACCATATGTTTGAATTGTAGTTGTCACTTTCGGAACAACCGATGACGTTGGGAGGAAAATATGTCAAAAGTGAAGATCGAACACCTAACCAAAATCTTTGGTAAAAAGGTGAAGCCGGCCTTGAAAATGGTCCAAGAAAATGTTTCTAAGACAGAAATCTTAGAAAAAACTGGTGCTACCGTTGGGGTTTACGATGCCAACATTGAAATTGAAGAAGGCGAAATTTTCGTGATTATGGGTCTATCAGGATCTGGTAAGTCTACGTTGATTCGTTTGCTAAACCGTTTGATTGAACCAACATCAGGGTCAATTTATTTAGATGGTGAAGATATTTCAACGATGGATAAAGAAGAATTGTTAGAAGTACGTCGTCAAAAGATGAGTATGGTCTTTCAAAACTTTGGGTTATTCCCACAACGAACAGTGCTAGAAAATACAGAATATGGTTTAGAAGTACAAGGGGTCGACAAAGCAGAACGTCAAGCCCGTGCAGAAAAAGCCCTAGACAATGCCAACCTATTGGCCTTTAAGGACCAATATCCAAGTCAATTGTCGGGTGGGATGCAACAACGTGTGGGGCTAGCCCGTGCGTTGGCTAACAATCCTGAAATTCTTTTGATGGATGAGGCGTTCTCAGCGCTGGACCCATTGATTCGTCGTGATATGCAAGATGAATTACTTGAATTACAAGAGAGTCAACAAAAGACAATTATTTTTATTTCGCATGATTTGAATGAAGCTTTGCGAATTGGTGATCGTATTGCCATTATGAAGGATGGAAAGGTTGTGCAAGTTGGAACCGGTGAAGATATTTTGACCAATCCAGCCAATGACTATGTCCGTGCCTTTACAGAAGATATTGATCGTTCTAAGGTCTTAACAGCCGAAAATATTATGATTCAACCACTAACAACGAATATTAGTGTCGATGGACCTAATGTGGCGTTGAAGAAGATGGCTACTGAAGAAGTGAGTGGTCTTGTGGCCGTTGATCGTAATCGACAATTTAAAGGTTTCTTGACCAGTGATGCAGCGATTAAAGCACGTCGTGATCAAATTCCTTTGACTGATGTCTTGGTGGACATGCAAACTGTTTCCCAAGATATGTTAGTAGCTGACTTGATGCCTTTGATCTCAGATTCACCATCACCATTAGCAGTTGTGGATGGTGGACGTCTAAAGGGTGTTGTTATTCGAGGACGTGTTCTTGAAGCATTAACCGACAACTTGGAAGAGGAGGATAATGCATAATGAATATTCAAATTCCAATTGCCCAAACAGTTGAAACAATCGTAGATTGGATGACGACGAACTGGGCTGGTTTCTTTAATGCCATTCAAGCGGGTGGTCAAGGAGGAATGGATGCCATTTCGAATGGATTACTTGCGATTCCACCGATTGTGACGATTATCAGTTTAACGATTTTCGCCTTTCTATGTAGTGGCAAGAAGTACGGTTTCCCGTTGTTTACATTAGGGGGACTCTTGTTGATTTTGAACCAAGGTTTGTGGGCCGATTTGATGCAAACAACAACCTTGGTATTGATTTCAAGTTTGGTAGCCATTGTTATTGGGGTACCACTAGGTATCTGGATGGCAAAGTCTGAAACAGTTGCTAAAATTGTGCAACCTTTGTTGGACTTCATGCAAACAATGCCTGGTTTTGTTTACTTGATTCCTGCCGTTGCCTTCTTTGGAATTGGTGTTGTGCCAGGGGTATTTGCCTCATTTATCTTCGCACTACCACCAACTGTTCGTTTTACTAACTTAGGTATTCGTCAAGTACCAAAGGAAATGACAGAAGCGGCAGATTCATTTGGATCAACGCCACGCCAAAAGTTATTTAAGGTTGAATTACCACTAGCCAAGTCTACAATTTTGGCGGGTGTTAACCAAACGATTATGTTAGCTCTTTCAATGGTGGTTATTGCATCCATGGTTGGAGCACCTGGATTGGGACAAGGTGTTCTATCTGCCGTGCAACACGCTGACGTTGGAAGTGGATTTGTGAATGGGTTAGCTTTGGTTATTTTGGCCATTATTATTGACCGTTTTACACAAAAGTTGAACCCGGATTTAGCACCCAATAATGAAAAGCCACAAGCATGGCGCAAGTGGTTAGGTTGGGCAGCAGCCTTAGCCTTAGTTATCGGTGGTATGAGTAGTATGTTTGCGACAACAACGCAAAATGACAAGCATGTTAGTTTAGCGTATGTGCAATGGGATTCAGAAGTCGCCTCTACAAATGTAATCGCTGAAGTATTACGCCAACAAGGGATTGATGTCGACACGACACCATTAGATAATGCTGTTATGTGGCAATCAATTGCGCAAGGGCAAGCAGATGCCTCTGTTTCTGCTTGGTTGCCTAACACGCACAAGCCACAATATGATAAATATAAGTCTCAAATCGATGTCCTTGGACAAAATATGTCTGGTGCTCGTGTTGGGTTGGTTGTACCAACATACATGAAGGCAGATAGTATTTCAGATTTGACGACAGAAGCTAAGCAAACAATTACAGGAATTGAGCCTGGTGCTGGAGTGATGACTGCGGCAGAGAAGACGATGGATGCTTATCCTAATTTGAAGGATTGGAATCTACAAGGTGCTTCTACTGGTGCCATGACTGTTGCCTTAGGTAAGGCAATGCAAAACAAAGATGAAATTGTGATTACTGGTTGGACACCACACTGGATGTTTGAAAAGTATGATTTGAAGTATCTAAAGGACCCTAAGGGAACGATGGGGACAGAAGAGAACATCAATACGATTGCTCGTAAAGATCTAGAAAAGGATCAACCAGAAGCTTACAAGATTCTGAAAAACTTTGAATGGACTGCAGATGACATGGCGGCCGTAATGCTTGCTATTCAAGATGGGGCCACACCAGAAGACGCGGCAAAATCTTGGATTTCTGATCATGAAGACAAAGTAAAGGAATGGCTAGCCTAAAGCTAACCTTTATCGTATGACTTAAACGAAAATTTGCAGTGCGAGTTTAAACGATGTAATTAAATAAGTGTTGTTTAAAACAGACCGATTATCAGGATTTAACCGATAATTAGTCTGTTTTTTACGTTATATACAAGTGACTTTTTCTAACATAGGATTAAGGATTAGATGATCGCGTTGTGTATGACTATGTTTAACAAATGGAGACTGGTATACTAAAACGTATAGCTTGTCTGATTAGAAGTTCAGATATTGGTGATGACGTGTAAAATTTATATGCCGGTGTCGTTTGATAAATTTTTACGGTATGACATTCATAAAATGATGTATAAGAAAGAAGTAATGATGATAACAATGTTAAAAAAATATGGTGCGATTATTTCATTAGCTAGTTCACTAATTTTATTGGTGCTATTATGGCTATGTGTCGCCATGGATAGCGCTGATGTTAGAATTGCGACAACGATCTATATGATTTTTTATCTATTATTTGGTCGTTGGTTAAAAAAGCAACGTGTCGCAGAAGAAAATTCAGATAATAGCACGAAATAATACAGAAAGGATTAGGAAACTAGTCCTTTTTTATTTCTTTTATGTAAGAAGGATTTTGGTAAATTCCTTGTAAATCAGGTATAATAGTAAGATAAATGAAATAAAAGATAGGTGGTAATCGGGATGAAGTTAGAACAAATGAACCAAGAAAATGAAACATATTGGTGGTCTGTTTATGATGCTGCTTTTCCACCACATGAAACTTTGCCGTTTGATTTGATGAAGAAGATGGTTAAGCGTTCTGAAGACGTACACATGGCAGTCATCATGGATGACACGCAACAAGTTGGGGTAACTTTGTATGTGACGCTACCCGATGAACAAGTGTTTGTATTGTTCTTAGCTATTGACCCAACGCTACAAGGGAATGGACTAGGGAGCCGTGTACTAGAACTATTGAAGACGACATACCCAGGTGGGGTTATGTTGGAATGTGAAGAATTGGGCTTGAATTCAGACAATGAAACACAACGTGAGCGACGTTATGCCTTTTACCAACGAAATGGTTTGATGGATTCAGGATATATTACAGATAATCCAGCAGGAACGTTCCATCTAATGCGTTCGAACGCGAAAATGACGACAATTCGTTTAAAAGATGCCATGTCATTATTGGGGTTAGAAACGAAGGTTTATTAATCAAAAAAGGACGATAATTATATGCTACAACTTAAAGATATCGGCTTAATCTATACCTTAATTTGTGTTGTAAATATCGTATTAGGTGTTTTATGTATTCGTCAAATTCGTATTAACTGGATACAAAGAGATTGGACGTCAGCGTTGGTGTTTGCACTAAATCTCGTCGGTCTTATGATTGTATTATATGTTTTTGCGGAATCGGCGAATATCATTTAATGACTAACAAACATTTTAAGATTAGAGCGTCATGTCAAGGCGTCATAGCTGGGGATATATCGGCCCGCGAGTTAACGGTCAAAAGGGATACTTTTTGATTTGATCTAAGCTTATTTATCTTAAATATATTATTTAAGATGGTGTGTGTTGCTCTATTATTGAATATGTCATTGTGGCCATAGCCACGTACCTATAGAAAAGAGGGAACTCATGGAATTAACATTTAAAGATGCAGCTAAGGAACGAATTGAAAAGCGTTTGAAGCCAGACACTAAGTTGGTTTTGGATTTCGATGATGGTGTTGGACCATTTTCAGATGCTGCTTCATGTACACTTGACGTTGCCTTCTCACTTGTTTTGTGCCGACCAGATCAACTAACTGCTGATTACGACGAACACCTAACAAGTAACATGGGTGAAGTGTATTACAAGGGTTACGCAGACACACAACTTGATGGCAACATGTCAATCGACGTTGATAAGATGTTGCGTTACAAGTTGACAGGTGACAGTGGAATTATCGATCCAAACATGTCACTTCGCGACGTACAAGGAAATTAAGCTAAAAAGACGCAGAGCATTGTCGGCTATGCGTCTTTTTTGTGAGTGAAGAAGGAACAGATGATGTATAAATACTTGATATTTGATTTAGATGATACGCTGTTGGATTTTAAAGCAGGTGAACATGAGGGATTGCTGCGTGTGTTAACTAATGCGGGCATTACAGATGTAGCGCATGCGCTAGAACGCTATGCTGTGATTAACCGCGCTCTGTGGCAGCGCTATGAACAAGGCGAAATAACAAAAGCTGATATTCAACAAACACGATTTCCGGATCTATTAAAACAGTTAGAGATGACTGGTGATGGAATCGCGATGGAACGTGCCTACCGCAATGAGCTGAACCACAATAATCATTTGATTCCAGGGGCTGAGACGTTATTAAAACAATTAAGTGCTATGAACTACGTTTTAATTGCGGGAACAAATGGAGAGACGCAAACACAAAAAATGCGTTTAACTAATACAGGATTTGGTGAATTCTTTGACCAAGTGTATATTTCAGACGAATTAGGGTCTGCGAAGCCTGACCCAATGTTTTATGAACCTATTTTTACCGCTAATGCTGATATGACGACGGACAATACGGTGATGATTGGGGACGGGATTCCTTCAGATATGCGGGGCGGAATCGCTGTTGGCCTGGATACCATTTGGGTTAACTTGAAGGATCAAGTACTGCCAGACGATATCTCTGTGACGCATGAAGTAAATACTTTAAACCAACTGGGGCGAGTATTAGGTGCGAACTAAATAACGTTCTTATGGATAGACAACAAAAAAACTGTGCTTTCGAAATTGAAAGCACAGTTTTTTATATGATTGATGATGTGAATTAGTCAGCCAATTCGTTCATCAACTTCTTAACTTCAAGAGTTGAAAGTTCTTGAACAACTTCTTGTAGTTCTTCGAAGTCTTCGCGATCCCATGCGCGACGCAACTTCTTGTTCAACATCTTTTCTTCCATAGCAGTTTGGTTAGCTTGGAACAAACGGTAGGCTGCGTATCCAGTAGCACCGGCAACAGCAGCAGTTAATAGTAACTTCTTCATAGTGAAAATCCTCCTGTGTGTATATATCTATTTTATCATGAGTGGTTAAAGAATACGATGCAAATTAAAAAATAATGAAAGACTCAGAGCATGATTTTTGATGAATCACACATATTATACTGATAATAGTAGTTATAACTATATATAATCTATCAAGACATCGTGTTTAACCATTTATGAATGTTGATTAAAGTGTTTTTTCGGCTAATATTTTTTGCACATCTGTCAATGCTTCGCCTTTTCGGAAGGTTAGCTCTTCAGACGGGTCGATTTGCCCAGAAATCCAAATTTTAATTTCACCATCTAAGTCAAAATGACCAGCTGTTTCAGTTGAGAATTTGGAGATAGAGCGGTAAATGATTGATTTGTATTCAATCTTCTTACCTGTAACGCCTTGCTTATCCACAATAATTAAACGCTTATCTGTAAATACAACCAAGTCGCGAACAAGACGATAGGCGTGTTCAAT includes these proteins:
- a CDS encoding quaternary amine ABC transporter ATP-binding protein encodes the protein MSKVKIEHLTKIFGKKVKPALKMVQENVSKTEILEKTGATVGVYDANIEIEEGEIFVIMGLSGSGKSTLIRLLNRLIEPTSGSIYLDGEDISTMDKEELLEVRRQKMSMVFQNFGLFPQRTVLENTEYGLEVQGVDKAERQARAEKALDNANLLAFKDQYPSQLSGGMQQRVGLARALANNPEILLMDEAFSALDPLIRRDMQDELLELQESQQKTIIFISHDLNEALRIGDRIAIMKDGKVVQVGTGEDILTNPANDYVRAFTEDIDRSKVLTAENIMIQPLTTNISVDGPNVALKKMATEEVSGLVAVDRNRQFKGFLTSDAAIKARRDQIPLTDVLVDMQTVSQDMLVADLMPLISDSPSPLAVVDGGRLKGVVIRGRVLEALTDNLEEEDNA
- a CDS encoding ABC transporter permease/substrate binding protein gives rise to the protein MNIQIPIAQTVETIVDWMTTNWAGFFNAIQAGGQGGMDAISNGLLAIPPIVTIISLTIFAFLCSGKKYGFPLFTLGGLLLILNQGLWADLMQTTTLVLISSLVAIVIGVPLGIWMAKSETVAKIVQPLLDFMQTMPGFVYLIPAVAFFGIGVVPGVFASFIFALPPTVRFTNLGIRQVPKEMTEAADSFGSTPRQKLFKVELPLAKSTILAGVNQTIMLALSMVVIASMVGAPGLGQGVLSAVQHADVGSGFVNGLALVILAIIIDRFTQKLNPDLAPNNEKPQAWRKWLGWAAALALVIGGMSSMFATTTQNDKHVSLAYVQWDSEVASTNVIAEVLRQQGIDVDTTPLDNAVMWQSIAQGQADASVSAWLPNTHKPQYDKYKSQIDVLGQNMSGARVGLVVPTYMKADSISDLTTEAKQTITGIEPGAGVMTAAEKTMDAYPNLKDWNLQGASTGAMTVALGKAMQNKDEIVITGWTPHWMFEKYDLKYLKDPKGTMGTEENINTIARKDLEKDQPEAYKILKNFEWTADDMAAVMLAIQDGATPEDAAKSWISDHEDKVKEWLA
- a CDS encoding GNAT family N-acetyltransferase, which translates into the protein MKLEQMNQENETYWWSVYDAAFPPHETLPFDLMKKMVKRSEDVHMAVIMDDTQQVGVTLYVTLPDEQVFVLFLAIDPTLQGNGLGSRVLELLKTTYPGGVMLECEELGLNSDNETQRERRYAFYQRNGLMDSGYITDNPAGTFHLMRSNAKMTTIRLKDAMSLLGLETKVY
- a CDS encoding iron-sulfur cluster biosynthesis family protein: MELTFKDAAKERIEKRLKPDTKLVLDFDDGVGPFSDAASCTLDVAFSLVLCRPDQLTADYDEHLTSNMGEVYYKGYADTQLDGNMSIDVDKMLRYKLTGDSGIIDPNMSLRDVQGN
- a CDS encoding YjjG family noncanonical pyrimidine nucleotidase, giving the protein MMYKYLIFDLDDTLLDFKAGEHEGLLRVLTNAGITDVAHALERYAVINRALWQRYEQGEITKADIQQTRFPDLLKQLEMTGDGIAMERAYRNELNHNNHLIPGAETLLKQLSAMNYVLIAGTNGETQTQKMRLTNTGFGEFFDQVYISDELGSAKPDPMFYEPIFTANADMTTDNTVMIGDGIPSDMRGGIAVGLDTIWVNLKDQVLPDDISVTHEVNTLNQLGRVLGAN
- a CDS encoding PH domain-containing protein, producing MGLFDGVLGNASKIDIQSIQNEFDPLLIPEEKIEHAYRLVRDLVVFTDKRLIIVDKQGVTGKKIEYKSIIYRSISKFSTETAGHFDLDGEIKIWISGQIDPSEELTFRKGEALTDVQKILAEKTL